One stretch of Prochlorococcus marinus XMU1402 DNA includes these proteins:
- the thiS gene encoding sulfur carrier protein ThiS, protein MKIRVNGEEKKIDLDQENAPLSIVLNSMGYKPNTIVVELNNLIINSLKWEKVKLKDGDNLEIVSIVGGG, encoded by the coding sequence ATGAAAATTAGGGTAAATGGAGAGGAAAAAAAAATAGACCTTGATCAAGAAAATGCTCCATTATCTATAGTGTTAAATTCCATGGGATATAAACCCAACACAATTGTTGTAGAGTTAAATAATTTAATTATTAATTCTTTAAAATGGGAAAAAGTGAAACTTAAAGATGGAGATAATTTGGAAATAGTTTCAATAGTTGGAGGTGGTTAA
- the ispF gene encoding 2-C-methyl-D-erythritol 2,4-cyclodiphosphate synthase has product MKKRFPNFRIGNGYDIHRLVANRDLIIGGVKLYHPDDLGLDGHSDADVLVHSIMDALLGALSLGDIGKYFPPSDEKWKNSNSLFLLSKVIDLIRQEGWEINNIDSVLVAERPKFIPHVRLMKKNISEILNIDENLIGIKATTNEKLGPEGREEGISCHSVVLLEKNDI; this is encoded by the coding sequence ATGAAAAAAAGATTTCCTAATTTTCGTATTGGTAATGGATACGATATTCATAGATTAGTAGCGAATAGGGATTTAATAATTGGTGGTGTAAAATTGTATCATCCAGATGATTTAGGCTTGGATGGTCATAGTGATGCTGATGTTTTAGTTCACTCGATCATGGATGCATTATTGGGAGCTCTTTCGCTTGGCGATATAGGGAAATACTTCCCACCATCTGATGAAAAATGGAAAAATTCTAACAGCTTGTTTTTGTTATCAAAAGTAATTGACTTGATAAGACAAGAAGGTTGGGAAATAAATAATATTGATAGTGTACTTGTCGCTGAAAGGCCAAAATTTATACCACATGTGAGATTAATGAAAAAAAATATTTCTGAGATATTAAATATTGATGAAAATTTAATTGGAATTAAAGCAACTACAAATGAAAAATTGGGGCCAGAAGGAAGAGAAGAAGGTATAAGCTGCCATTCTGTAGTACTTCTTGAGAAAAATGATATTTAA
- a CDS encoding DUF3611 family protein: MSDKIDFQSLSFGMRRIGWIRFWVQSILGVVVAAVLLFSNVVNNSEGQLGLAPGLSLTTISLILLLFSLWQGWLIVRTGRAIASNARPSRGQTSKLIKRGLIVDLFGILFGLIGYQALMGALFIQASSQTTGQLITATSDIPITGLEILSVLSNTQVIAAHFFGLCFSLWLLRRIYK; encoded by the coding sequence ATGTCTGACAAAATTGATTTTCAGTCCCTTTCATTTGGAATGCGGCGCATTGGATGGATACGCTTTTGGGTTCAGTCCATTCTAGGTGTTGTTGTTGCAGCTGTTTTGCTTTTTTCAAATGTTGTAAATAACAGCGAAGGACAGCTTGGCTTGGCGCCTGGTCTATCACTTACAACAATATCCCTGATTTTACTACTTTTTAGTCTTTGGCAAGGTTGGTTAATAGTTAGAACAGGAAGAGCAATCGCAAGTAATGCAAGACCCTCAAGAGGACAAACCAGTAAATTGATAAAACGAGGACTAATAGTTGATTTATTTGGAATTTTGTTTGGATTAATTGGATATCAAGCTCTTATGGGAGCCTTATTTATACAAGCATCCTCTCAAACAACTGGACAATTGATAACAGCGACATCTGATATCCCAATTACTGGTCTTGAAATATTATCAGTTCTTAGTAACACTCAAGTTATTGCTGCTCATTTTTTTGGACTTTGCTTTTCTTTATGGCTTTTAAGAAGGATTTACAAATGA
- a CDS encoding thiamine phosphate synthase, giving the protein MLNSNTKDSEDLRIYQIIDANLDRAREGLRVLEDWARFGLGKKKYVEKIKNFRQILGKNHLEVYKQSRNHIEDQCKGLTHQEQINRKTSEQIISSNSARVQEALRVIEEFSRLQNHELSKIASEIRYEIYTIEINLLSYSKFKKSEEILKENDLYVITDQKDNLLEIIEEILIAGVRIIQHRFKTGTDQDHLQEAIQIKNLCKRYNSLFIVNDRLDIALASNADGIHLGQEDLDLKTARKLLGYSKIIGISANNAIDISNALKEGCDYLGIGPVFETKTKKNKKPLGIENIKTLTKDLNIPWFAIGGVTTNNISYLKRNGFKKVALVSQLMNSEDPKEDAIMILKELSYEN; this is encoded by the coding sequence ATGCTGAATTCCAATACTAAAGACTCTGAGGATTTAAGAATTTATCAAATTATTGACGCTAATCTAGATAGAGCTAGAGAAGGACTAAGAGTATTAGAGGATTGGGCTAGATTTGGTCTGGGCAAAAAAAAATATGTTGAAAAGATTAAAAATTTTAGACAAATTTTAGGAAAAAATCATTTAGAAGTTTATAAACAATCTAGAAATCACATTGAAGACCAATGTAAAGGATTGACTCATCAAGAGCAAATCAACAGAAAAACGTCTGAGCAAATTATAAGTTCTAACTCAGCCCGAGTTCAAGAAGCATTACGAGTCATAGAAGAATTCTCGAGGCTACAGAATCATGAACTTTCAAAAATCGCTTCCGAAATTAGATATGAAATTTATACTATTGAAATTAACTTATTAAGTTACAGCAAGTTTAAGAAGTCGGAGGAAATATTAAAAGAGAATGACTTATATGTAATCACAGATCAAAAGGATAATTTATTAGAAATAATAGAAGAGATTTTAATTGCAGGAGTAAGAATTATTCAACATAGATTTAAAACGGGAACTGATCAAGATCATCTTCAAGAAGCAATTCAGATTAAAAATCTATGTAAAAGATATAATTCTTTATTTATCGTTAACGATAGACTTGATATAGCTTTAGCATCAAATGCTGATGGCATTCATCTTGGACAAGAAGATCTAGACTTGAAAACCGCAAGAAAACTATTAGGATATTCAAAAATTATTGGAATAAGTGCAAATAATGCAATTGATATTTCAAATGCTCTTAAGGAAGGTTGTGATTATTTAGGGATAGGGCCAGTATTTGAAACTAAAACAAAAAAGAATAAAAAACCTTTAGGTATTGAAAATATCAAAACATTAACAAAGGATTTAAATATTCCTTGGTTTGCTATTGGAGGAGTTACAACGAATAATATTTCGTATTTAAAAAGAAATGGTTTTAAAAAAGTTGCCTTAGTTTCGCAACTAATGAATTCTGAAGATCCAAAAGAAGACGCTATTATGATTTTAAAAGAGTTGTCTTATGAAAATTAG
- a CDS encoding TIGR03792 family protein, with protein MIFNCNLKRKFQRFCLILVCLVVLTFQSYIPNLKALTMDNYQSAMVIEELRLKVPADAKAVWLNAEKEVWEPWLSSQDGFLGRQLFWDKEKEEALILVNWESKKLWKSIPMSEVYLVQKKFEDNVKDALNVVENPFELVYEGELDKQG; from the coding sequence ATGATATTTAATTGTAATTTGAAAAGAAAATTTCAACGATTTTGTTTAATATTAGTTTGCTTAGTAGTTTTAACTTTTCAATCTTATATTCCCAATCTAAAAGCTCTTACAATGGATAATTATCAAAGTGCAATGGTGATAGAAGAATTAAGACTTAAAGTCCCTGCTGATGCAAAAGCAGTATGGTTGAATGCTGAAAAAGAAGTATGGGAGCCATGGTTATCTTCTCAAGATGGTTTCTTAGGGAGACAATTGTTTTGGGATAAAGAAAAAGAAGAAGCTTTAATATTAGTAAATTGGGAAAGCAAAAAATTATGGAAAAGTATACCAATGTCTGAAGTATATTTAGTTCAAAAAAAATTTGAAGATAATGTTAAAGATGCTCTTAATGTAGTAGAAAATCCTTTTGAGTTAGTTTATGAGGGAGAATTAGATAAACAAGGATGA
- a CDS encoding bifunctional riboflavin kinase/FAD synthetase, with protein MISLISPSEVKTPTSIAIGSFDGLHAGHRQLIKSVVEENQYTPTIASFWPHPREVLYKETRLRLDLPNEKLSILEDLGIEQLVLIPFDMELSKLSAERFVRDILINQLQAKNISVGANFKFGFRRSGDINTIKNMIKDTDIKLKITPILEDKEGRISSSRIRDLLEKSDLKNAFKILNRPYSFNGRVVKGKGIGKSIGWPTANLEIDGRKFLPGEGVYASWTTIENSNQKIESVMNLGSQPTINPLLPSAVEVHLINKDIDLYGLNLSVEPVEKLRSQIKFNNIDQLSNQIKKDRDNALKIFKNYKK; from the coding sequence TTGATCTCTTTAATATCGCCATCTGAAGTTAAAACTCCTACCTCAATAGCTATTGGAAGTTTTGATGGCCTTCATGCTGGCCACAGACAGTTAATAAAAAGTGTAGTTGAAGAAAATCAATATACTCCAACGATTGCAAGCTTCTGGCCTCACCCCAGAGAAGTTCTTTATAAAGAGACTCGTCTTAGACTTGATCTTCCTAATGAAAAACTTTCTATTCTTGAAGATTTGGGGATTGAACAATTAGTTCTGATTCCTTTTGATATGGAACTATCCAAATTAAGTGCAGAAAGATTCGTAAGAGATATTTTGATAAATCAATTACAGGCAAAAAACATTTCTGTAGGTGCTAATTTTAAATTTGGTTTCAGAAGAAGTGGAGACATAAATACAATAAAAAATATGATTAAGGATACGGATATTAAACTAAAAATTACTCCAATTTTAGAAGACAAGGAAGGTAGAATCAGCAGCAGCAGAATAAGAGATCTATTAGAGAAAAGTGATCTGAAAAATGCTTTCAAAATTCTTAATAGGCCTTATAGTTTTAATGGAAGGGTTGTTAAAGGTAAAGGAATTGGAAAAAGTATAGGATGGCCTACCGCAAATCTTGAAATAGATGGAAGAAAATTTTTACCTGGAGAAGGAGTTTACGCATCTTGGACAACCATAGAAAATTCCAACCAAAAAATTGAATCTGTTATGAATCTTGGCTCTCAACCAACAATAAATCCTTTATTGCCATCTGCAGTTGAAGTTCATTTAATAAATAAAGATATCGATCTATATGGTTTAAATCTATCTGTAGAACCTGTTGAAAAACTAAGATCTCAAATCAAGTTTAATAATATAGATCAACTTTCTAATCAAATTAAAAAAGATAGAGATAATGCTCTAAAAATTTTTAAAAACTATAAAAAATAA
- the surE gene encoding 5'/3'-nucleotidase SurE gives MKPLNILISNDDGVFAAGIRALAKSAQQRGHKVKVVCPDQERSATGHGLTLQSPLRVEKADELFGEGIEAWGCSGTPADCVKLALSELLNHKPDLVLSGINHGPNLGTDIFCSGTVAAAMEGTLENVPSMAISVASFKWKNFEFAGEIAMNIAEQAINDSWPASLLLNLNIPPCEKNKIKELSWTRLSVRKYKNQFSKREDPRGDDYYWLAGEVVLDLKSKGYGPKNWPSDVSQIQENKISLTPVEPDLFWRGNLDNLPKINNSFVNPS, from the coding sequence ATGAAACCGTTAAATATATTAATTAGCAATGATGATGGTGTTTTCGCAGCCGGGATAAGAGCTTTAGCAAAATCAGCTCAACAAAGAGGTCATAAGGTAAAAGTAGTATGTCCTGACCAAGAAAGATCAGCTACTGGTCATGGTCTTACCTTACAATCACCATTAAGAGTGGAAAAAGCGGACGAATTATTTGGAGAAGGAATTGAAGCTTGGGGATGTTCAGGTACACCTGCTGATTGTGTCAAATTAGCACTATCTGAACTCTTGAATCATAAACCTGATCTGGTCTTATCTGGAATAAATCACGGGCCCAATTTAGGGACAGATATTTTTTGTTCAGGCACAGTTGCTGCAGCTATGGAAGGCACTTTAGAAAATGTTCCCTCCATGGCAATAAGTGTTGCTAGTTTTAAATGGAAGAATTTTGAATTTGCTGGAGAAATTGCAATGAATATTGCCGAACAAGCAATTAACGATAGTTGGCCAGCTTCACTTTTATTAAATTTGAATATCCCCCCCTGCGAAAAAAACAAAATAAAAGAATTGTCTTGGACAAGATTATCGGTAAGAAAATATAAAAATCAATTTTCCAAAAGGGAAGATCCAAGGGGTGACGATTATTATTGGTTAGCAGGTGAGGTTGTTTTAGATCTTAAATCAAAAGGTTATGGTCCAAAAAACTGGCCCAGCGATGTATCTCAAATACAAGAAAATAAAATATCCCTTACACCTGTAGAACCAGATTTATTTTGGAGAGGTAATTTAGACAACTTACCTAAAATTAATAATTCATTTGTAAATCCTTCTTAA
- the larB gene encoding nickel pincer cofactor biosynthesis protein LarB gives MNFDIRFDFQRRERLGLIEAIWGQDKTIDQLKRLSESVLSKNEVVFITRINNEKAIDLLALHDDARFYEEAKCLIIGENQNKLNTSKKVALISGGSSDLPVTLEAKLALEIYGVNCQSFIDVGVAGLHRLISQLEEINKYDVLIVCAGMEGALATVVGGLLAQPIIAVPVSVGYGVSRNGESALFSMLSSCSPGITVMNIDNGYGAAMAALRIINTFS, from the coding sequence ATGAATTTTGATATCAGGTTTGATTTCCAAAGAAGAGAAAGGCTCGGACTCATTGAAGCAATTTGGGGTCAAGATAAGACTATCGACCAATTAAAGAGATTATCGGAAAGTGTATTAAGTAAAAATGAGGTTGTTTTTATTACTAGGATTAATAATGAAAAAGCTATTGATCTTTTGGCTTTGCATGATGATGCACGATTCTATGAAGAAGCAAAATGCTTAATTATTGGGGAAAATCAGAATAAACTAAACACAAGTAAAAAAGTTGCATTAATTTCAGGAGGTTCAAGTGATTTGCCAGTAACACTTGAGGCTAAATTGGCTCTTGAAATTTATGGTGTTAATTGCCAATCTTTTATAGATGTTGGCGTAGCAGGACTTCATCGATTAATCAGTCAGTTAGAAGAAATTAATAAATATGATGTATTGATAGTTTGTGCTGGAATGGAGGGAGCTTTGGCAACTGTAGTTGGTGGATTGTTAGCTCAACCGATAATCGCAGTACCTGTATCTGTAGGATATGGAGTTAGCAGAAATGGAGAAAGTGCTTTATTTAGTATGTTATCTAGTTGTTCTCCAGGTATTACAGTGATGAATATAGATAATGGTTACGGAGCAGCAATGGCAGCTCTAAGAATTATTAATACTTTTTCCTAA